A DNA window from Mycolicibacter terrae contains the following coding sequences:
- the kasA gene encoding 3-oxoacyl-ACP synthase KasA, whose amino-acid sequence MSKPAAPSTANGGYPNVVVTAVEATTSIGADVESTWKGLLAGESGIHVLEDDFVTKWDLPVKIGGHLKDPVDDHMGRLDLRRMSYVQRMAKLLSGRLWENAGNPEVDPDRFAVVVGTGLGGGEKIVETYDLMNEGGPRKVSPLAVQMIMPNGAAAVVGLQLGARAGVITPVSACSSGSEAIAHAWRQIVMGDADFAVCGGVEGGIEALPIATFSMMRAMSTRNDDPEGASRPFDKNRDGFVFGEAGAMMIIETEEHAKARGAKPLARLLGAGITSDAFHMVAPGPDGKRAGRAMTRSLELAGLSAKDVDHINAHGTATPIGDTAEANAIREAGCQHAAVYAPKSALGHSIGAVGALESVLTVLTLRDGVIPPTLNYETPDPEIDLDIVAGEPRYGDYKYAINNSFGFGGHNVALAFGRY is encoded by the coding sequence GTGTCCAAGCCCGCTGCTCCTTCTACGGCCAACGGCGGTTACCCCAATGTGGTGGTAACCGCCGTTGAGGCCACCACTTCAATCGGGGCGGACGTCGAGAGCACGTGGAAGGGCCTGCTGGCCGGCGAGAGTGGAATCCACGTTCTCGAAGACGATTTCGTCACCAAATGGGACCTGCCGGTCAAGATCGGCGGCCACCTCAAGGACCCGGTCGACGACCACATGGGCCGGCTGGACCTGCGACGGATGTCGTATGTCCAGCGGATGGCCAAGCTGCTCTCCGGCCGGTTGTGGGAGAACGCCGGTAACCCGGAGGTCGACCCGGACCGGTTCGCGGTAGTCGTCGGTACCGGACTGGGCGGCGGCGAGAAAATCGTCGAGACCTATGACCTGATGAACGAGGGCGGCCCCCGCAAGGTGTCGCCGCTGGCCGTGCAGATGATCATGCCCAACGGCGCCGCCGCGGTGGTCGGTCTGCAGCTCGGCGCCCGCGCCGGGGTCATCACCCCGGTGTCGGCCTGCTCGTCGGGTTCGGAGGCGATCGCGCACGCGTGGCGCCAGATCGTCATGGGTGACGCGGACTTCGCAGTCTGCGGCGGTGTCGAAGGCGGCATCGAGGCGCTGCCGATCGCGACGTTCTCGATGATGCGCGCGATGTCGACCCGCAACGACGACCCCGAGGGTGCGTCGCGGCCGTTCGACAAGAACCGGGACGGATTCGTGTTCGGCGAGGCCGGCGCGATGATGATCATCGAGACCGAGGAGCACGCCAAGGCGCGCGGCGCCAAGCCGCTGGCCAGGCTGCTGGGCGCCGGCATCACCTCCGACGCCTTCCACATGGTGGCGCCGGGGCCCGACGGCAAGCGGGCCGGCCGGGCGATGACGCGGTCGTTGGAGTTGGCGGGCCTGTCCGCCAAGGACGTCGACCACATCAACGCGCACGGAACGGCCACCCCGATCGGTGACACGGCCGAGGCGAACGCCATCCGGGAAGCTGGCTGCCAGCACGCCGCGGTGTACGCACCCAAGTCGGCACTCGGCCACTCCATCGGAGCGGTCGGTGCGCTGGAGTCGGTGCTCACGGTGCTCACGCTGCGTGACGGGGTCATCCCGCCGACGCTGAACTACGAGACACCGGACCCCGAGATCGACCTCGACATCGTCGCCGGCGAGCCCCGTTACGGCGACTACAAGTACGCCATCAACAACTCATTCGGATTCGGTGGGCACAACGTCGCGCTCGCCTTCGGGCGGTACTGA
- the kasB gene encoding 3-oxoacyl-ACP synthase KasB yields the protein MSTLATGNGLPNVVVTGITMTTALAADAEETWKRLLDGQSGIRKLTDSFIEEYDLPVRIGGHLVETPECFDEGLSRTELRRLSYLQKLSTVLSRRLWEQVGSPEVDTRRLLVSIGTGLGSTEELVWAYDGMRERGFRAVSPLTVQKYMPNGAAAAVGLDREAKAGVITPISACASGSEGIAHAWQQIVLGEADIAICGGVETRIEAVPIAGFAQMRIVLSNTNDNPTGACRPFDRDRNGFVFGEGAALMVIETEEHAKARGANIIARIMGASITSDGYHIVAPDPNGESAGRAMSRAIQVAGLAPGDIDHVNAHATGTSVGDVAEGHAINLALGPHGGNAAVYAPKAALGHSVGAVGAVESILTVMALRDQVIPPTLNLVNLDPEIDLDVVAGEPRSGNYQYAINNSFGFGGHNVALVFGRY from the coding sequence ATGTCAACGCTGGCAACGGGAAACGGTCTCCCCAACGTCGTCGTCACCGGCATCACGATGACGACGGCGTTGGCCGCCGACGCGGAAGAGACCTGGAAGCGGCTGCTGGACGGCCAGAGCGGCATCCGCAAGCTCACCGATTCGTTCATCGAGGAGTACGACCTTCCGGTTCGTATCGGGGGGCATCTCGTCGAGACACCGGAGTGCTTCGACGAAGGGCTGAGTCGCACCGAGCTGCGACGACTGTCCTACCTGCAGAAACTCTCGACGGTGCTGAGTCGGCGATTGTGGGAGCAGGTGGGCTCACCGGAGGTGGACACCCGCCGGTTGCTGGTCTCGATCGGCACCGGGCTGGGTTCCACCGAAGAGCTGGTCTGGGCCTATGACGGCATGCGGGAACGCGGTTTCCGGGCGGTCTCCCCACTGACCGTGCAGAAGTACATGCCCAACGGGGCGGCCGCGGCCGTCGGGCTGGACCGCGAGGCCAAGGCCGGGGTGATCACCCCGATCTCGGCGTGTGCGTCCGGTTCAGAGGGCATCGCCCACGCCTGGCAGCAGATCGTGCTCGGCGAAGCCGACATCGCCATCTGCGGCGGCGTGGAGACCCGGATCGAAGCGGTGCCGATCGCCGGCTTCGCCCAGATGCGCATCGTGCTGTCCAACACCAACGACAACCCGACGGGCGCGTGCCGCCCCTTCGACCGCGACCGCAACGGGTTCGTCTTCGGTGAGGGCGCCGCGCTGATGGTGATCGAGACCGAGGAGCACGCCAAGGCCCGCGGGGCGAACATCATCGCGCGCATCATGGGGGCCTCGATCACCTCCGACGGCTACCACATCGTCGCGCCGGACCCCAACGGTGAGAGCGCCGGACGGGCGATGTCGCGGGCGATCCAGGTGGCCGGCCTGGCGCCCGGCGACATCGATCACGTCAATGCGCACGCCACCGGGACCTCGGTGGGCGACGTGGCGGAAGGCCACGCCATCAACCTCGCCCTGGGCCCGCACGGCGGCAACGCCGCGGTGTACGCACCCAAGGCGGCGCTCGGCCACTCGGTCGGTGCGGTCGGCGCGGTCGAGTCGATCCTGACGGTGATGGCGCTGCGTGACCAGGTCATTCCGCCGACCCTGAACCTGGTGAATCTCGACCCCGAGATCGACCTGGACGTGGTGGCCGGCGAACCCAGGTCGGGCAACTACCAGTACGCGATCAACAACTCGTTCGGATTCGGCGGGCACAACGTCGCGCTCGTCTTCGGCCGCTACTGA
- a CDS encoding acyl-CoA carboxylase subunit beta — MTTMAPETVGESLDPRDPLLRLSTFFDDGTVRLLHERDRSGVLAAAGEVNGVRTIAFCTDGTVMGGAMGIDGCDHIVNAYDTAIAEQSPIVGLWHSGGARLAEGVRALHAVGRVFEAMIRASGYVPQISVVVGFAAGGAAYGPALTDVIVMAPEGRVFVTGPDVVRSVTGEDVDMAALGGPDTHHKKSGVCHIVADDELDAYERGRRLVGLFCQQGHFDRNKAEAEEIDLHALLPESARRAYDVHPLVHKLLDSDAPFDEFQAKWAPSMVVGLGRLSGRTVGVLANNPLRLGGCLNSESAEKAARFVRLCDAFGIPLIVIVDVPGYLPGVGQEWGGVVRRGAKLLHAFGEATVPRVTLVTRKTYGGAYIAMNSRSLGATKVFAWPDAEVAVMGAKAAVGILHKKKLAAAPDHEREALHEELALEHERIAGGVDSAIDIGVVDEKIDPSHTRGKITQALAEAPARRGRHKNIPL; from the coding sequence ATGACGACCATGGCTCCCGAGACGGTGGGCGAATCACTCGACCCACGCGATCCCCTGCTGCGTCTGTCGACGTTCTTCGACGACGGCACCGTCAGACTGCTGCACGAGCGGGACCGCTCGGGAGTGCTCGCCGCGGCCGGTGAGGTCAACGGGGTGCGCACCATCGCGTTCTGCACCGACGGCACCGTGATGGGCGGTGCGATGGGTATCGACGGCTGCGACCACATCGTCAACGCCTACGACACCGCGATCGCCGAGCAGAGCCCGATCGTGGGTCTGTGGCACTCCGGCGGCGCCCGGTTGGCCGAGGGGGTGCGCGCCCTGCACGCGGTGGGGCGGGTCTTCGAGGCGATGATCCGGGCTTCGGGCTATGTCCCGCAGATCTCGGTGGTGGTGGGCTTCGCCGCCGGCGGCGCCGCCTACGGTCCGGCGCTGACCGATGTCATCGTGATGGCGCCGGAGGGCCGGGTGTTCGTCACCGGTCCCGACGTGGTGCGCAGCGTCACCGGTGAGGACGTCGACATGGCTGCGCTCGGCGGCCCCGACACCCACCACAAGAAGTCGGGGGTATGCCACATCGTCGCCGACGACGAACTCGATGCCTACGAGCGCGGCCGCCGCCTGGTCGGATTGTTCTGCCAGCAGGGCCATTTCGACCGTAACAAGGCCGAGGCGGAAGAGATCGACCTGCACGCGCTGCTGCCGGAGTCGGCGCGGCGGGCCTACGACGTCCACCCGCTGGTGCACAAGCTGCTCGATTCAGACGCACCTTTCGACGAGTTCCAGGCCAAGTGGGCGCCGTCGATGGTGGTCGGGCTGGGCCGGTTGTCGGGGCGCACCGTCGGGGTGCTGGCCAACAACCCGCTGCGGCTCGGCGGCTGCCTGAACTCCGAAAGCGCTGAGAAGGCAGCCCGTTTCGTGCGGTTGTGCGACGCGTTCGGGATTCCGCTGATCGTGATCGTCGACGTGCCGGGCTATCTGCCCGGTGTCGGACAGGAGTGGGGTGGCGTGGTGCGCCGCGGCGCCAAGCTGCTGCACGCGTTCGGCGAGGCCACCGTTCCGCGGGTCACGCTGGTCACCCGTAAGACCTACGGCGGCGCCTACATCGCGATGAACTCCCGGTCGCTGGGCGCCACCAAGGTGTTCGCCTGGCCGGACGCCGAGGTCGCGGTGATGGGCGCCAAGGCCGCGGTCGGCATCCTGCACAAGAAGAAGCTGGCCGCCGCCCCCGATCACGAGCGCGAGGCCCTGCACGAGGAGCTCGCCTTGGAGCACGAGCGGATCGCCGGCGGAGTGGACAGCGCCATCGACATCGGCGTCGTCGACGAGAAGATCGATCCGTCGCATACCCGCGGCAAGATCACCCAGGCGCTGGCCGAGGCGCCGGCCCGCCGCGGTCGCCACAAGAACATCCCGCTGTAG
- a CDS encoding glycerol-3-phosphate dehydrogenase/oxidase produces the protein MIADAALHAVRRSAELTALAERPAVDVVVIGGGITGAGIALDAASRGLRVVLAEKHDLAFGTSRWSSKLVHGGLRYLATGNVGIARRSAVERGILMTRNAPHLVRAMPQLVPLLGSMRRRDRALVRAGFLAGDALRRLAGTPATVLPRSQRISREQVIDLAPTVRHDGLDGGLLAYDGQLIDDARLVTAVARTAAQHGATILTYTAASNATGESVRLTDQRSGESLDVTARAVINATGVWAADIDPALRLRPSRGTHLVFDAAAFGNPTAALTVPIPGELNRFVFAMPEQLGRVYLGLTDEEAPGPIPDVPQPTSGEVSFLLDTVNTALGTTLGGGDVIGSYAGLRPLIDTGQGRTADVSRNHAVVESASGVLSVIGGKLTEYRHMAEDVLDRAVRSRALRATPCRTRDLPLVGAPANPGVVPSAAPAPRALPESLVARYGAEAANVLASATCRRPEDRVADGIDVIRAEFEYAVSHEGALTVEDIVDRRTRIGLVAADRERVLGVAQEFVAATD, from the coding sequence GTGATAGCCGACGCGGCACTCCACGCCGTCCGCCGCTCCGCCGAGCTGACGGCTCTGGCCGAGCGCCCGGCTGTTGATGTCGTCGTGATCGGCGGCGGGATCACCGGCGCCGGCATCGCCCTGGACGCCGCCAGCCGGGGCCTGCGGGTGGTGCTGGCCGAAAAGCACGACCTGGCGTTCGGCACCAGCCGGTGGAGCTCCAAACTGGTGCACGGCGGGCTGCGATACCTGGCGACCGGCAACGTGGGCATCGCGCGGCGCAGTGCGGTCGAGCGCGGAATCCTGATGACCCGCAACGCTCCTCACCTGGTGCGGGCGATGCCGCAGCTGGTGCCGTTGCTGGGTTCGATGCGGCGGCGCGATCGGGCACTGGTGCGCGCCGGGTTTCTCGCCGGTGATGCGCTGCGCCGGCTGGCGGGCACGCCGGCGACGGTGCTGCCCCGCTCACAACGGATCTCACGCGAACAGGTCATCGACTTGGCGCCGACCGTACGCCACGACGGCCTCGACGGTGGGCTGCTGGCCTACGACGGGCAGTTGATCGACGACGCCAGGTTGGTCACCGCGGTGGCCCGCACCGCAGCCCAACACGGCGCGACGATCCTGACCTATACCGCGGCGTCGAACGCCACTGGCGAGTCGGTTCGGCTGACCGACCAACGTTCCGGCGAGTCGCTCGACGTCACCGCGCGGGCCGTCATCAACGCGACCGGGGTGTGGGCCGCCGACATCGACCCGGCGCTGCGGTTGAGGCCGAGTCGCGGCACCCACCTGGTCTTCGACGCGGCGGCCTTCGGCAACCCGACGGCCGCGTTGACCGTGCCGATACCGGGTGAGCTGAACCGGTTCGTCTTCGCCATGCCCGAACAGCTCGGCCGGGTCTATCTGGGACTCACCGATGAAGAGGCGCCCGGACCAATTCCCGATGTGCCGCAACCTACTTCAGGCGAAGTATCTTTCTTGTTGGACACCGTCAACACGGCGCTGGGAACCACCCTGGGCGGCGGTGACGTCATCGGTTCCTATGCGGGTCTGCGCCCGCTGATCGACACCGGGCAGGGCCGTACCGCCGACGTCTCGCGCAACCATGCCGTCGTCGAGTCGGCGTCGGGGGTGCTCAGCGTGATCGGCGGCAAGCTGACCGAGTACCGGCATATGGCCGAAGATGTGCTGGACCGGGCTGTGCGATCGCGGGCGCTGCGCGCCACCCCCTGCCGGACCCGTGACCTGCCGCTGGTGGGTGCGCCGGCCAACCCGGGAGTTGTCCCTTCGGCGGCGCCCGCACCACGCGCCCTGCCCGAATCGCTGGTGGCACGCTACGGGGCGGAGGCGGCCAACGTGCTCGCCAGCGCTACCTGCCGGCGACCGGAAGACCGCGTGGCCGACGGGATCGACGTGATCCGCGCCGAGTTCGAGTACGCGGTCAGCCACGAGGGGGCCCTGACCGTCGAGGACATCGTGGATCGGCGGACTCGGATCGGTCTGGTTGCTGCCGACCGGGAGCGGGTGCTCGGGGTGGCGCAGGAGTTCGTCGCGGCCACCGATTGA
- a CDS encoding TetR/AcrR family transcriptional regulator, with amino-acid sequence MLSTSNDEQLDVGERILDAAASCLLALGVERVTLAAIARRAGVSRPTVYRRWPDSRSVIAALLTARVTDAWTGLAPTGTGRQALVDRIVAVAARLRHDEVVMQVLHHAPDLAMVYIAERMGASQRRLVDLVAAELASAQNGGGVRAGDPRQLAAMCLLITQSAIQSAQIVAPILDENALAAELAYALNRYLS; translated from the coding sequence ATGCTGTCAACCAGTAATGATGAACAGCTCGATGTGGGGGAGCGGATCCTCGACGCCGCGGCGAGCTGTCTGCTCGCGCTCGGAGTCGAGCGGGTGACCCTGGCGGCCATCGCGCGCCGCGCCGGCGTCAGCCGTCCCACCGTCTACCGGCGCTGGCCCGACAGTCGATCGGTGATCGCCGCGCTGCTCACCGCACGGGTCACCGATGCCTGGACGGGGCTGGCGCCAACCGGTACCGGGCGCCAGGCGCTGGTCGACCGGATCGTGGCGGTGGCCGCGCGGCTGCGGCACGACGAGGTGGTCATGCAGGTGCTGCATCACGCGCCGGACTTGGCGATGGTCTACATCGCCGAGCGGATGGGAGCCAGTCAACGGCGGCTGGTCGACCTGGTGGCCGCCGAGCTCGCCAGCGCCCAGAACGGCGGCGGGGTCCGGGCGGGTGATCCGCGTCAGCTGGCCGCGATGTGTCTGCTGATCACCCAGTCGGCGATCCAGTCGGCGCAGATCGTCGCGCCGATTCTGGACGAGAACGCACTGGCCGCCGAACTGGCCTACGCGCTGAACAGGTACCTGTCGTGA
- a CDS encoding FAD-binding oxidoreductase gives MKWNAWGDPTAAKPLSDGIRQLLKAALGIEGADAAEADPGQVPLRPSALPDADRRALAAIVGEEFCRVDQPGRLLRAGGKSTLDLLRRNGSGPQDAPDAVLLPGGPDGEDQISEILTYCSAHGIAVVPFGGGTSVVGGLDPIRGDFAAVVSLDLRRFHQLISLDEISGEAEFGAGVTGPDAERLLGERGFSLGHFPQSFQFATLGGFAATRSSGQDSAGYGRFDDMVRGLRMITPAGVLDPGRAPASAAGPDLRQLLIGSEGVFGVISRVRVRVHPVPATTRYEAWSFPDFATGAAALRAITQTGTGATVVRLSDEAETGVNLASTEQIGEQQITGGCLAITLFEGTAEHTESRHAETRAVLAAHGGTSLGESPARAWEHGRFSAPYLRDSLLAAGALCETLETATDWSNIGTLKAAVTEALTTALADSGTPALVLCHISHVYPTGASLYFTVVAGQRGNPIEQWRAAKTAASEAIMSNGGTITHHHAVGADHRPWMRDEVGELGVQVLRAVKATLDPAGILNPGKLIP, from the coding sequence ATGAAGTGGAACGCCTGGGGCGACCCCACGGCGGCCAAACCGCTGTCCGACGGCATCCGTCAACTGTTGAAAGCGGCGCTCGGCATCGAGGGCGCCGACGCCGCCGAAGCCGACCCGGGTCAGGTTCCGCTGCGACCGTCGGCGCTCCCCGATGCCGACCGCCGCGCCCTGGCCGCGATCGTCGGCGAGGAGTTCTGCCGGGTCGATCAGCCCGGCCGGCTGTTGCGCGCCGGAGGAAAGTCCACCCTGGACCTGCTGCGGCGCAACGGATCCGGTCCCCAGGACGCACCCGATGCGGTGCTGTTGCCCGGCGGTCCCGATGGTGAAGACCAGATCAGCGAGATCCTGACCTACTGCAGCGCACACGGCATCGCGGTGGTCCCGTTCGGCGGTGGCACCAGCGTGGTCGGCGGCCTCGATCCGATTCGCGGCGACTTCGCCGCGGTGGTGTCACTGGACTTGCGGCGCTTCCATCAACTGATCAGCCTCGACGAGATCTCCGGCGAAGCGGAGTTCGGCGCCGGGGTCACCGGGCCGGACGCCGAACGGCTGCTCGGCGAGCGCGGCTTCTCGCTCGGCCATTTCCCGCAGAGCTTCCAGTTCGCCACCCTCGGCGGATTCGCCGCCACCCGTTCCTCGGGCCAGGATTCGGCCGGCTACGGCCGGTTCGACGACATGGTCCGCGGGCTGCGGATGATCACCCCGGCCGGGGTGCTGGACCCGGGGCGCGCCCCGGCGTCGGCTGCCGGGCCGGACCTGCGCCAGCTGCTGATCGGCTCGGAGGGTGTGTTCGGCGTCATCTCCCGGGTCCGGGTGCGGGTGCATCCGGTGCCGGCGACCACGCGCTATGAGGCCTGGTCGTTCCCCGACTTCGCCACCGGCGCCGCGGCGCTGCGGGCGATCACCCAGACCGGGACCGGCGCAACCGTCGTCCGGCTCTCCGACGAGGCCGAGACCGGCGTCAACCTGGCCAGCACCGAGCAGATCGGCGAACAGCAGATCACCGGCGGCTGCCTGGCGATCACGTTGTTCGAGGGAACCGCCGAGCACACCGAGAGCCGGCACGCCGAAACCCGGGCGGTGTTGGCCGCGCACGGCGGCACCTCGCTGGGTGAGAGTCCGGCACGCGCCTGGGAGCACGGCCGATTCTCCGCTCCGTACCTGCGGGATTCACTGTTGGCCGCCGGGGCGCTGTGCGAAACGCTGGAGACCGCCACCGACTGGTCCAATATCGGGACGCTCAAGGCCGCCGTCACCGAGGCGCTGACCACCGCGCTGGCCGACAGCGGCACGCCCGCGCTGGTGTTGTGCCACATCTCGCACGTCTACCCGACCGGCGCGTCGCTGTACTTCACAGTTGTCGCCGGACAGCGCGGCAATCCGATCGAGCAGTGGCGCGCAGCGAAAACCGCTGCGAGCGAGGCGATCATGAGCAACGGCGGCACCATCACCCACCACCACGCCGTCGGCGCCGACCACCGGCCGTGGATGCGCGACGAGGTCGGCGAACTCGGGGTGCAGGTGCTGCGGGCGGTCAAGGCCACCCTGGATCCCGCGGGAATCCTCAACCCCGGCAAGCTGATCCCGTGA
- a CDS encoding diacylglycerol kinase: MLTNPAAGHGNARHAAERALARFQQRGVDVNHLVGADPRQARQLLDEALAAGTDAVVVAGGDGVISLALQALALGEVPLGIVPAGTGNDHAREYGLPTGDPEAAADIVVDGWTETVDLGRIAPDTGEPSWFGTVMAAGFDSLVSDRVNRMRWPHGRMRYNLAMVAEISKLRLLPFRLTFDDDEPLAIDLTLAAFGNTRSYGGGMKICPGADHSDGLLDVTMVHSGSRTKLIRLFPTVFKGTHVDLDEVSTRRAASIRVECPGINAYADGDFVAPLPVTVSAVPGALQILRRR; this comes from the coding sequence ATGTTGACCAATCCGGCGGCCGGGCACGGCAACGCGCGGCACGCGGCCGAGCGGGCACTGGCCCGTTTCCAGCAACGCGGCGTGGACGTCAACCACCTCGTCGGCGCCGATCCCCGCCAGGCGCGCCAGCTGCTCGACGAGGCACTGGCGGCGGGCACCGACGCCGTGGTGGTGGCCGGTGGCGATGGCGTCATCTCGCTGGCGCTGCAGGCGCTGGCGCTCGGTGAGGTGCCACTGGGCATCGTGCCGGCCGGCACCGGAAACGATCACGCCCGCGAATACGGCCTGCCCACCGGTGATCCCGAGGCGGCCGCCGACATCGTCGTCGACGGCTGGACGGAGACGGTCGACCTCGGACGTATCGCCCCCGACACCGGCGAACCGTCCTGGTTCGGCACCGTGATGGCCGCGGGATTCGACTCACTGGTCAGCGATCGCGTCAACCGGATGCGCTGGCCGCACGGCCGGATGCGCTACAACCTGGCCATGGTGGCCGAGATCTCCAAGCTGCGGCTGCTGCCGTTCCGGCTGACCTTCGACGACGACGAGCCGCTCGCCATCGATCTGACGCTGGCGGCGTTCGGCAACACCCGCAGTTACGGCGGCGGTATGAAGATCTGTCCGGGCGCCGATCACAGCGACGGGCTGCTCGACGTCACGATGGTGCACTCGGGGTCGCGGACCAAGCTGATCCGGCTGTTCCCCACCGTGTTCAAGGGCACCCATGTCGACCTCGACGAGGTGAGCACCCGGCGGGCGGCCTCGATCCGGGTGGAGTGCCCGGGCATCAACGCCTACGCCGACGGGGACTTCGTCGCCCCGTTGCCGGTGACGGTGTCGGCGGTGCCGGGCGCGCTGCAGATCCTGCGTCGCCGTTAG
- a CDS encoding DUF3145 domain-containing protein, giving the protein MRATNQFADVTSGVVYVHASPAAVCPHVEWALTSTLNAQAKLNWTPQPAMPGQLRAVVNWVGPVGTGARLASALRSWSVLRFEVTEDPSAGVDGQRFSHTPQLGLWSGAMSANGDVVVGENRLRTMMAAGADALAAELETVLGTAWDEALEAYRDGGDGAEVSWLSRGVG; this is encoded by the coding sequence ATGCGCGCGACGAATCAATTCGCCGACGTGACCAGCGGCGTGGTGTACGTCCACGCGTCGCCGGCGGCGGTGTGCCCGCATGTCGAGTGGGCACTGACCTCGACGTTGAACGCCCAGGCCAAGCTCAACTGGACGCCACAGCCGGCCATGCCGGGACAGCTGCGTGCGGTGGTCAACTGGGTCGGACCGGTGGGTACCGGAGCTCGACTGGCCAGCGCGCTGCGTTCCTGGTCGGTGCTGCGTTTCGAGGTGACCGAAGACCCCAGCGCCGGGGTGGACGGCCAGCGGTTCAGCCACACCCCGCAGCTGGGGCTGTGGAGCGGGGCGATGAGCGCCAACGGTGACGTGGTGGTCGGTGAGAACCGCCTGCGCACCATGATGGCGGCCGGCGCCGACGCGCTGGCCGCCGAGTTGGAAACCGTGCTGGGCACCGCCTGGGACGAGGCCCTGGAGGCCTACCGCGACGGCGGCGACGGCGCGGAGGTGTCCTGGCTCAGCCGCGGCGTGGGCTGA